The nucleotide window TATCCTAGACGCCCATCCTGATATGTTCCACTCATGGAACAATTCTCAATACAACCATAGATGTGTTTCACAAAGAATCTCTGAAAACCATAATATTTTACAAATTGGAATAAGATCTATGGATATTGATGAAAAAGAGATAATAGATTCTAAAAAAAACATAAACATAATAAAAGCTTATGATTTCAACAAAGAAAAACTAAAACAAGAACTAAAAAAACTAAAAAATAAAGTTTACATTTCAATTGATGTTGATGTTTTTGATATAAGTTTCATAAGAAACACAGGAACACCAGAACCAGGGGGATTTTCCTGGAATCAAGTTATAGAAATTCTAGAAGAAATATTCAAAAACAAAGAAGTTATCGGAGCAGACATAAATGAATTTGCACCAAGGTATAATTTCAAAGCAGAAGCATTCTCCCTAGCCAAACTAGCATATAAAATAATGGCTTTAAAGATATTAAACAAAAACCTTATAAAATAGCTAAATATTTATTTTCTATGGACATGCCAAAGCATTATGATTCAAAAAAATCAGAAGAAAAATGGAGAAAGTTTTGGGAAAAAAACAAAACATATCATTTTGACTCAAACTCATCTAAAAATATTTATTCTATAGATACTCCTCCGCCAACTGTTTCTGGAAAAATGCATATGGGACATGCGTTTGGCAATAGCCAGCAGGATTTTATTGCAAGATTCAAAAGAATGCAGGGATTCAATGTACTACAGCCATTTGGAACAGATGACAATGGCCTGCCAACTCAAACACTAATTCAAAAATTAAAAAATGTTAGAGCCAGTCAAATGGATAGAAAAGAGTTCAGAAAATTATGCCTAGAAACTCTAGAAAAAGAATTAAAACCAAGATATAGTCAGGATTGGAAAAATCTGGGAATAAGCTGTGATTTTGATGTTACATATTCTACAATTGATAAACACTGTCAAAAAATATCACAAAAATCATTTTTAGATTTATATAAACAAGGAAGAGAATACAGAAAAAAATCACCTGCAATGTTCTGTCCAAAATGTCAGACAGCCATCTCACAAGTTGAATGTGAAGATAAAGACATTCCTTCATTTTTCAATGATGTTGTTTTCAAAGTAAGGGATAAGGAATTAATAATAGCAACAACAAGACCAGAGCTATTACCTTCCTGTGTTGCTGTTTTCTACCATCCAGATGATAAACGCTATCAAAAGCTTAAAGGAAAAACAGCAAAAGTTCCTATATTTGATTTTGAAGTTCCAATTCTGGAAGATGATAGAGCAGACCCGGAAAAAGGAACAGGAATTGTAATGTGCTGCACCTTTGGTGATTCAACAGACGCAGAATGGCAAAAAGCACATAATCTGCCAATCAAAGAATCCATTGGAAAAGATGGTAAGATGACTAAAATTACAGGAAAGTATAAAGGGTTAAAAATAGAAGATGCAAGAAAACAGATAATTAAAGATATGCAAGAAAAGAAATTACTAAAATCCCAAAAACCAATAACTCATCCTATAAATGTTCATGAAAGATGTGGAACTCCTATTGAATTTATTAATTCTAAACAATGGTTTATAAAATATCTTGACCTAAAAGAAGACATGCTTAAATGGGGAAACGAACTAAATTGGTTTCCTAAACATATGAAAAACAGATACGACAATTGGGTTAAAGGTTTGCAATGGGATTGGTGTATCTCAAGACAAATCTATTTTGGAATCCCATTCCCGGTCTGGTATTGTGAAGATTGTGATGAGATTATCCTAGCAAATGAAAAAGATTTACCAGTTGACCCAGTTGAAGACAAACCACCAGTAAAAGAATGCCCAAAATGTAAAAGCAAGAAAATTATAGGAGAAAAAGATATTATAAACACATGGGCAACTTCTTCCTTAACCCCAACACTTGTAAAAGAATTGTTCAAAGGAAAACCCGTTTACAATACTCTAATCAAAAATCCTATAAGTTTAAGGCCTCAAGGCCACGACATAATTTCTTTCTGGTTATTCAATACAGTTGTAAAAAGCAAATTGCATTTCAATATGAAACCATGGAATGACTGTTTCATAAATGGCTGGATGCTTGACCCAAAAGGGAAAAAGATGTCCAAATCAAAAGGAAATATTATTGAACCAGGAGATATGATTGAAAAATATTCAGTAGACGCCCTAAGATTCATGGCTGGAAGCACAAAGCTTGGTGATGATTTATCTTTCCCTGAAAAAGAATTAGTAACAGGACAAAAATTCATAACAAAATTCTGGAATGCCTCTAAATTTGCAATAATGCACTTAGAAGATTATGATCTAAAAAAACCTAAACAACTAGAAGGATTTGACAGATGGATTCTAAGCAAATTAAACAATTTAATCAAAACTTCTACAGAAACCTTTGAAAAATATGAGTTTTCAAAAACAAAAGCAGAAACAGAAAAATTCTTTTGGCAGCTTTTATGCGACAATTACTTAGAAATCGCAAAAGACAGATTATACAACCCAGATACAAGAGGAAAAGAACAAAGAAAATCAGCACAATACTCATTATACACATCAGTACTAGCATGCCTGAAATTAATAGCACCAATAACACCTTTTTTCACAGAAGAAATACATCATCTATACTTTGCAGACAAAGAAAAAACAAAATCTATTCACATTTCTAAATGGCCTGAATACAATAAAAAACTAGAAGATAAAAAAGCAGAAAAAGCAGGAGATGTTGCAATTGAAATCATTGCTGCTGTACGCCAGCATAAAACACAAAAACAAAAATCACTAAAAGAACCTGTAAAAGTTTTAACAATCCAGACAAAAGAAAAACTAGATGATTTTGTAGATGACATAAGAGCAACAATAAAAGCAGAAAAAATAGAATTTGGCAAAGGTAATATAAAAATTGATGAAGATTTAAGTATAAAAATTGAATTTTAGATTGATTTAATGGTATTTCCTTCTACTTTAAATTTTTTCCCAAGAAATTGTTCTACAACATAGATATTTGTTAGAGTATGGTTAGTTATTTTAGAAGTTTTTATTTCACTTCCAGGAATTAAACCCATAAATGGAATTAGATTATCTGCTAAATGCTGATCAACTGGTGCTTTAGAATTTATTTCATCTATTAATTTTTGAGCAGCCTCTTTTCCAACATCTCCAGAAGGTTTTCCTTTTTCTCCAAGAGCATCAGAACCAATTTTAATTGGGTTCAAATAACCTAGTTCTTCTTCTTCCTTTGAAAAAACAGCCCACAAGGTTATTCCAGAGCCAGTTGATAATGTATCTGAATATTGTGCATCAATTGTTATAGGAACTTTTAATTGACTTAAATTTATTTTAGCTGATTTTAATTGTCTTTCTGCTACTTCTATCTCCTGTAAATCATGTGAAGCATGACTTATTCCTTTTATCTGAATTAGGCCTCCTTGTTCTGTTAAATCTATTTTAGGAGAATCTTCAAGATTTTCTAAGTTGTATTTTGGCCTTATTGTCAATATTATTTTTCCTCCTCCTTTTGGATAATAACCCCTTTTCTCTAATTTTAATTCTATTTTTTCTGCATATTTATTTAGCTGAGGTAGAATTATTTCCTTAAGATAATCTATTTGGGGACTATACTTAACATCTGTTCCGCCAACTATTTCTATTTTTTTTGCTTTTTGTGAGAATAAACAAGGCAAAAGCAAAGACTGCAATAATAAAGTTATAGAACCTGCTGTTTCTATATCCACTTTTATTTTTGTAGAACTAATTTTATTTGGAAAATATCTTAATTTTTCAGAACCAAGTTCATCTCCACCAACCTTAGCATTGCATAATTGCTGTAAAGCCTTAATACAATACAAATGCTGATTTTTCAAGCCTGGCTTAGGTCTTCCTTTTCTTATATTTATTATTTCAAATGGTTTTTGAAACAAAGTAGAATAAGCCAAAGCAGTACGTAATATCTGTCCTCCGCCTTCGTTGTAAGATCCATCTATTTGTAGCATAATTAATGAAAAAAACAGTAGTTTATATATTTAGCTCAAAATACCCGAAATCTTTATATACTAGTAATAAGTGTGTATAATATATACTAGTATAAAGGAATGGCAAAGCTAGAAAGAGTTATTGCGGAAACAAAAGAAATTCTTAGAAAAGATACTAGAGGATTGACTATTAGAGAGATTTCTGAAAAAACTAAAGTTTCTAGGATAACTGCTGCAATGGCTTTAATGAAACTAGAAGGAGCTGAATTAATTGATGTAAGAGTTATTGGAAATTGTAAATTACATTATTTGAAATATGGTAAATAAATTACAAAGAAGCTATTTTAAGATCTGTTTCTAATTCTATCAAATCATAATTTATTCCTTTCTTCTCTTTATCTCCAGCTCTAATTTTTCTCTGCATTGATTGTATTTGTTTTATCAAAGAAGTTGCTTCAGCTATCTGATTAGAATTTATTAATTTCCTAGCTTCCTCTATAGATGAATGGATATCTTCATATTTGGTTTTATCTTCTGCTTTTTTAGGAGTTTTAGGAACAGCATCTTTTAATTGTTCAACAAATTCTTTTTCTTCAATTTTAGCTAATTTCTCTTCAATAATTCCTTCTTTGTCCCATAATTTTCTTTCTCTTGATTCAACACCTTTTATTTTATCTTCAGTACGAATCATATCTAATTCTTTCATCACACTTTTTTCTTCTATTGCTTTTAACTCTTCTAAATCCTGTCTCTTTTGTTCACTCAAAAGATTCTCCTCATCATCTAACTCTCTTAAGAATCTGTTTTTATCTTCAATCTTTCTGTTTAATGAATTATAAACATCAGTTAAGATAGCTATCCTGCGGTTTAAATCTTCTGCTTTATCTACTAGCTCTTTAGATCTCCTTATTTTTGCTTCCCTCTCTGATACTATTTTTTCCCTTTTATCAAGATTAGAAACATGACTTTTAACATATTTTTCTTTTTTACTTATTGAATCTTTAGATTTCTCAATCTTTTCTAAAGTTTTATTATATTTATCAGCATTTTTCAAAGAATTATCTAATTCTTTTTTACTATCAATAAATACTTTCTTGCTGTCCTCTAATAAGCCTTCTATAGTATCCCATTCTTCTTTTAAACCGTCTACTTTATTTTCTTTTTCAGCTAATTTAAAATCTATTTCATCTTTTATTTTAAATATAATAGAAGCATTTGCTCTTAACACATCTTTCTTCTTTTTTAACTCTTTTAATCTGGCTGTTACTTGATCTTCTTCATTAAGCAGTAAAGCTCTGTTATCTTCAACTTCTTTTAATTTAGCATTAACATCTTTTTCTCTTTGTGATAAATCCTTTTGTTGATCTTCTAATCCTTTAGTTTTACTCATATTTTGATTTTGTAAAGAACTTATCTCTTTTTTTGCCATTTCTAATTCTTTATTTTTACTAAAATGCTCCTTGCCTAAAACATCAAGTTCCAATTTTTTCTTTTTTATTTCTTCTTCAATTGGTTTTTTACTATCTTTTAATTTTTTTACCTCTTTTTCCCATTTCACCCTGTCTTTAATAATGTTAGAAGCTTGTTTTTCGAGGTCTTTTTGTTTATTTTTCATTAAACTTTCCTGAACACTTACTAACCTCTCTCTTTCAGAAATCTTTTTCAAAACATCTTCACGTTTCTTCATAAGTTCAAGTTTTCTATTAATTTCATCTTCTTTTTTTACAAGGCGAAGTTTTTCAAGAGCTCCTTCTTTGCTTTTACGAACAAATTCATTTCTAATATTCTGAAGTTCTTTTTTCATTCCTAATAAATTTGATTCAATAGATTTTTTCTCGTTTGATAATATTGTTACCTCTTTTCCCAGTTGTAATTTTTTCTTCAAACTCTTGTTTAATGATTCCTCTATTTTCCTCTCTCTATTTTTCATTAAATCTTCTCTGGAATTAATCAATATCTCTCTATCAGAAACCTTTCTTTCTCTTAGATTAATTTCATTTGCCGCTTCTTTTAATTTTTCAAATTCTTTTAAACCAGCTAAAATCTCTTTTTCTTTCTCCAACAATATTTTTTTATCGTCGTTTGTTATTTTTTGTCTTTTTCTAAATTCTTGTTCAACTAATTTTAATTTTTTTCCCTTTTCGGTTAATTGATTGTCAAGTAATCTGTCTTTTTTAGTAAATTCTTTTTCTAAATAATCTTTCTTTCTATTAAGCAAGAATATCTTCCTTTCAAGATATGCTTTATCTTTTTTCCATTTGTGTTGATCACGGCTTAGTTGTTTATGCCCTGCCATAATTTCCATTTCTTGTTCATTAAGTTGTGTTGATTTAACACTAGCATATTTCTCAACTTCAAGCTTTTTTTGTTCAAGTTCTTTTTTTAACCTATTGATTTTGGTAACTTTCCTACTCTTCACTTTTTTCTTAGAAACAGGTTTTGGAGGAGAGGGAGCCTTATCTAACACTTTATTTTTATCCTTCTTGCCAAATCCCAACCCCATACCCAAAAAACGTCACTAGTCCTTTATTAATCTTTATTACCCTTTTGGAATGGTATAAAGAGCTGCAATCGTAATATTTATAAAGGCATCTTTAATCCATAGGTCATGGAAGACCAAAAATTAATATGTTCATCTTG belongs to Candidatus Woesearchaeota archaeon B3_Woes and includes:
- a CDS encoding agmatinase, whose amino-acid sequence is MNFMNLPEKYRKNAFFQILPIEYENNPTYGKGAKKGPKEIIKASKHLEYYDEQFDNEPFAKGIKTIKNKKEVNSKFTISLGGDHSITIGVVKDLEKKYKDFSVIILDAHPDMFHSWNNSQYNHRCVSQRISENHNILQIGIRSMDIDEKEIIDSKKNINIIKAYDFNKEKLKQELKKLKNKVYISIDVDVFDISFIRNTGTPEPGGFSWNQVIEILEEIFKNKEVIGADINEFAPRYNFKAEAFSLAKLAYKIMALKILNKNLIK
- a CDS encoding valine--tRNA ligase; this translates as MDMPKHYDSKKSEEKWRKFWEKNKTYHFDSNSSKNIYSIDTPPPTVSGKMHMGHAFGNSQQDFIARFKRMQGFNVLQPFGTDDNGLPTQTLIQKLKNVRASQMDRKEFRKLCLETLEKELKPRYSQDWKNLGISCDFDVTYSTIDKHCQKISQKSFLDLYKQGREYRKKSPAMFCPKCQTAISQVECEDKDIPSFFNDVVFKVRDKELIIATTRPELLPSCVAVFYHPDDKRYQKLKGKTAKVPIFDFEVPILEDDRADPEKGTGIVMCCTFGDSTDAEWQKAHNLPIKESIGKDGKMTKITGKYKGLKIEDARKQIIKDMQEKKLLKSQKPITHPINVHERCGTPIEFINSKQWFIKYLDLKEDMLKWGNELNWFPKHMKNRYDNWVKGLQWDWCISRQIYFGIPFPVWYCEDCDEIILANEKDLPVDPVEDKPPVKECPKCKSKKIIGEKDIINTWATSSLTPTLVKELFKGKPVYNTLIKNPISLRPQGHDIISFWLFNTVVKSKLHFNMKPWNDCFINGWMLDPKGKKMSKSKGNIIEPGDMIEKYSVDALRFMAGSTKLGDDLSFPEKELVTGQKFITKFWNASKFAIMHLEDYDLKKPKQLEGFDRWILSKLNNLIKTSTETFEKYEFSKTKAETEKFFWQLLCDNYLEIAKDRLYNPDTRGKEQRKSAQYSLYTSVLACLKLIAPITPFFTEEIHHLYFADKEKTKSIHISKWPEYNKKLEDKKAEKAGDVAIEIIAAVRQHKTQKQKSLKEPVKVLTIQTKEKLDDFVDDIRATIKAEKIEFGKGNIKIDEDLSIKIEF
- a CDS encoding RNA 3'-phosphate cyclase; translation: MLQIDGSYNEGGGQILRTALAYSTLFQKPFEIINIRKGRPKPGLKNQHLYCIKALQQLCNAKVGGDELGSEKLRYFPNKISSTKIKVDIETAGSITLLLQSLLLPCLFSQKAKKIEIVGGTDVKYSPQIDYLKEIILPQLNKYAEKIELKLEKRGYYPKGGGKIILTIRPKYNLENLEDSPKIDLTEQGGLIQIKGISHASHDLQEIEVAERQLKSAKINLSQLKVPITIDAQYSDTLSTGSGITLWAVFSKEEEELGYLNPIKIGSDALGEKGKPSGDVGKEAAQKLIDEINSKAPVDQHLADNLIPFMGLIPGSEIKTSKITNHTLTNIYVVEQFLGKKFKVEGNTIKSI